In a single window of the Chelonia mydas isolate rCheMyd1 chromosome 8, rCheMyd1.pri.v2, whole genome shotgun sequence genome:
- the LOC102931687 gene encoding flavin-containing monooxygenase 5 isoform X3: MAQKRIAVIGAGVCGLSSIKCCLDEGLQPICFERSSDIGGLWRFEENPEEGRASIYKSVIINTSKEMMCFSDFPIPADFPNYMHHSKVMEYFRMYAEHFNLLKYIRFKTTVVSVTKSPDFSTTGQWDVVTETEGKQESAIFDGVMVCTGHHTNAHLPLDSFPGIEKFRGRYFHSRDYKKPQEFSGKRVIVIGIGNSGTDLAVELSHTAAQVFLSTKRGAWILGRIGEEGYPLDTIYLTRYMEFLMRIVPLSLLNYFAEKKLNAKFNHAIYGLQPAHSTKEAYSQTRIPWCKMLEKHRTKRVYQRKW, encoded by the exons ATGGCACAGAAGAGGATTGCAGTTATTGGAGCTGGCGTTTGTGGACTGAGCTCCATTAAATGCTGCTTGGACGAGGGGCTGCAGCCCATCTGCTTCGAGAGAAGCAGCGACATTGGAGGGCTCTGGAGATTTGAG GAGAATCCTGAAGAGGGCAGAGCCAGCATCTACAAATCTGTCATCATCAACACCTCCAAGGAGATGATGTGCTTCAGTGACTTCCCCATCCCAGCCGATTTCCCCAACTACATGCACCACTCCAAAGTCATGGAATATTTCCGCATGTACGCCGAGCACTTCAACCTTCTGAAATACATCCGCTTCAAG ACCACAGTGGTCAGTGTGACAAAGAGCCCGGATTTCTCCACCACGGGCCAATGGGACGTTGTCACGGAAACTGAGGGGAAGCAGGAGTCAGCCATCTTCGATGGGGTCATGGTTTGCACCGGCCATCACACCAACGCCCATctgccactggactccttcccAG GGATCGAAAAGTTCAGAGGCCGCTACTTCCACAGCCGCGATTACAAGAAGCCCCAGGAGTTCTCGGGGAAGAGAGTCATTGTGATCGGCATTGGCAATTCGGGAACGGACCTGGCAGTGGAGCTCAGCCACACTGCAGCTCAG GTTTTCCTTAGCACCAAGCGGGGTGCATGGATACTTGGTCGGATTGGAGAAGAAGGGTACCCCCTGGACACAATTTATCTCACCCGCTATATGGAATTCCTCATGCGCATTGTGCCTCTATCCCTGCTTAACTACTTTGCAGAAAAGAAACTGAATGCAAAATTCAACCATGCAATCTATGGTTTGCAacctgcacacag